The Toxorhynchites rutilus septentrionalis strain SRP chromosome 3, ASM2978413v1, whole genome shotgun sequence genome includes a region encoding these proteins:
- the LOC129776645 gene encoding protein Gawky-like, translating to MLTGSKSQTMMKNSTKNPNITVFRLRSDRAMQGSNIPIVFHRQRNGGRSIKTHANTSTRQSTEVAIPYLNKSDYIYLTQSTDSICSSRRTLIKRFPMNDFDATRALVSHITELMRTTNSVTLKCDFNAYLNNVNISRNLVLDYSTTLNRVPVEPFTKCKSFNESQCRRQGSYTKFDDLLVMIANEKVLLRRTSFESQGRSLPRLRLCGGGEDSINNGTSAWGIPNQQPPQAWGGGTAGNNSSNVNNNNNNNQPASSQSQRQPSQSQDQNANKAPQQITNATNGSTPNVWNLNPTQATGPIQNVVNNNPAPQLQPQQQMPQQQPQPLVLPNNGNVATKSQLEQLSNMREALFSQDGWGCQNVNQDTNWEVPGSPEPGKVESVAPSGGGPSASVTGWKPCNLNNGTELWETNLRNGGQPPPPQPVQKAPWGPSTNIGGTWGEDDDSGEATVWSGGSAPNPQTAAPQSWTQNNPSLWPPGNPAGPSPIVPKKESEWGGVGVIGANTGATAAVPPAVSGWDSRGGTAPAVNLPGPIGQSAPLETAREIRGDPRGISGRLNGNAGMWDQPNVPNLPAAAKIGQNTLPNNTGTSNNGQWNSPVPNKLPGAWDDSASPMNTRPALDDTPSAMWNQGPLTRQNSNVSGWKDMSDNMVRTPMPRAPLGNGANLPLGPVSRGVRLGSMNPGMKPDNMWGQNQPQGLPVNGSWEECNVNSWEDKGLGSNGPWNDFGQNNLWNKSKQGSAWPDPTDMISSGSAADWTMNKPPNKMNPGEFIRTSKPYRMLCESGFKKEDVEFALRTTNMNFEESLDILQRHNAVGALGDWRRPDEHPGNAFDTPFRFNDTPNRFPAVPGAGMPFSQNQNLLNNLPGVGGGNPNLAALNNLKYLFQGPTAVHPSFSQAQNPLTTAAVTANPQNPQTQPSTQQLRMLVQQIQMAVHAGFLNHQILNQPLAPQTLLLLNQLLNHIRQMQHIQSNLARSGGAAGVSTVQLTMQINKHKAQISQLQQQIAAQQAIYVKQQQHQPSGGPHQPPPGTMNPNLGGGDFLRQQDLVSLQSNFAEMALGKDSVNTAGLFPPNAATVNSSGPGGTANPGIATGTAGITSQQSRLNQWKLPSLDKDSGAGGANDLTDFSRAPGTTAKSTLSTTSSNISSLGLQDGTWSTGRSNITDGWPDQASTGGVEPDNKDWTPSQDNSGFSDLVPEFEPGKPWKVKGVQMKIDDDPSITPGSVARSPLSIAAAKDTDLFGTGSKASPNETMGLTPSTWSFNPTQPTGKLIVSANKNVWPENITVTTNSSTPDPWGAPMGKTTRGPPPGLAANKNTTAAANGWTGNSSAQRSGASNIWSTGNGWGSCWLLLKNLTSQIDGATLRTLCMQHGPVQDLQLYLNHGLALCKYSSREEASKAQQALNNCPLGNSTIGAECPSDTEVQTYFQQLGAPTKSWWEQ from the exons ATGCTGACAG GCAGCAAATCCCAAACGATGATGAAAAACAGTACTAAGAACCCTAACATTACAGTGTTCCGATTACGATCGGATAGAGCGATGCAAGGCAGTAACATTCCGATAGTGTTCCACCGTCAAAGGAACGGTGGCAGATCGATTAAAACGCATGCTAATACTTCCACGAGGCAGAGCACGGAAGTGGCCATCCCTTATTTGAACAAGTCTGACTACATCTACTTGACACAATCAACGGACAGCATCTGCAGCAGTAGACGGACGCTGATTAAAAGATTTCCAATGAATGACTTTGACGCTACCAGGGCGCTCGTTAGCCATATTACTGAGCTGATGCGAACCACTAATTCTGTGACTTTGAAATGTGATTTTAATGCTTACCTGAATAATGTTAATATTAGTCGTAACCTAGTACTAGATTATTCTACTACTTTGAACCGAGTTCCGGTAGAACCGTTTACCAAATGCAAATCTTTCAATGAATCGCAATGCCGTCGACAAGGCTCGTATAcgaaatttgatgatctgcTAGTGATGATAGCCAACGAGAAAGTATTGCTCAGGCGCACTTCGTTTGAATCGCAAGGAAGATCATTACCACGCTTGCGACTCTGTGGTGGTGGAGAAGATTCGATCAACAACGGGACAAGTGCATGGGGTATTCCGAATCAGCAGCCACCACAAGCATGGGGTGGAGGAACAGCTGGCAATAACAGCTCCAATgtgaacaacaataacaacaacaatcaaCCAGCATCAAGTCAATCGCAACGGCAGCCATCACAATCACAGGATCAAAATGCAAATAAAGCGCCACAACAAATCACAAATGCCACTAACGGTAGCACACCGAATGTTTGGAACCTTAATCCAACACAGGCCACCGGGCCTATCCAAAATGTTGTCAATAACAATCCGGCACCGCAGCTACAGCCACAG CAGCAGATGCCGCAGCAGCAGCCACAGCCACTCGTCCTACCTAACAATGGGAACGTGGCAACAAAAAGTCAACTTGAGCAGCTTAGTAATATGCGTGAGGCACTGTTTAGCCAGGATGGCTGGGGTTGTCAAAATGTCAACCAAGACACCAACTGGGAAGTACCCGGTTCACCAGAGCCGGGAAAAGTTGAATCAGTCGCTCCCTCGGGTGGAGGTCCAAGCGCATCCGTAACTGGTTGGAAGCCTTGCAATCTGAATAATGGCACTGAACTGTGGGAAACGAACTTGCGGAACGGAGGACAGCCACCACCGCCTCAACCAGTTCAAAAAGCACCGTGGGGACCATCGACCAATATCGGTGGAACATGGGGCGAGGATGACGATTCTGGTGAAGCAACTGTGTGGAGTGGTGGATCAGCACCCAACCCCCAAACCGCAGCCCCACAGTCTTGGACTCAGAACAACCCTTCGTTATGGCCGCCTGGAAATCCTGCAGGGCCGAGCCCGATTGTTCCGAAGAAAGAAAGCGAATGGGGCGGAGTTGGTGTAATTGGTGCAAACACTGGTGCTACTGCAGCTGTGCCGCCGGCTGTTTCTGGATGGGATTCTCGTGGTGGTACAGCTCCAGCTGTAAACCTACCAGGTCCTATAGGCCAATCGGCACCACTCGAAACAGCCAGAGAGATTCGTGGAGATCCACGGGGCATATCTGGTCGATTGAATGGTAATGCTGGTATGTGGGATCAACCCAATGTTCCGAACCTTCCCGCTGCGGCAAAAATTGGTCAAAACACACTTCCCAATAATACTGGTACATCTAACAACGGTCAATGGAATTCCCCGGTTCCGAACAAGCTGCCCGGAGCATGGGATGATTCGGCATCACCAATGAATACACGACCCGCATTGGATGATACTCCCAGTGCCATGTGGAATCAAGGACCATTGACCCGACAGAATTCTAATGTGTCCGGGTGGAAGGATATGTCCGATAATATGGTACGTACTCCCATGCCACGGGCTCCATTAGGGAATGGTGCTAATCTACCACTTGGTCCTGTCAGTCGGGGCGTTCGACTCGGCAGTATGAATCCAGGGATGAAACCAGATAATATGTGGGGTCAAAATCAACCGCAAGGTTTGCCAGTGAATGGTTCTTGGGAAGAATGTAACGTTAACAGTTGGGAAGACAAAGGTCTGGGTAGTAATGGTCCTTGGAACGACTTTGGGCAGAACAACTTGtggaacaaaagtaaacaaggtAGCGCATGGCCTGATCCAACTGATATGATTAGTAGTGGTTCGGCAGCTGACTGGACCATGAACAAACCTCCGAATAAAATGAATCCAGGAGAATTCATTCGGACTAGCAAACCGTATCGAATGCTTTGCGAAAGTGGCTTCAAGAAGGAGGATGTTGAATTCGCTCTACGTACAACTAACATGAATTTCGAAGAATCGTTGGACATTCTACAGCGACATAACGCCGTTGGTGCACTGGGAGATTGGAGGCGTCCTGATGAGCACCCAGGAAATGCATTCGATACGCCATTTAGATTTAACGATACACCTAACAGATTTCCAGCAGTTCCTGGGGCCGGAATGCCATTTTCACAG AATCAAAACTTGCTGAATAACTTGCCTGGTGTTGGAGGCGGCAATCCAAATCTAGCCGCGTTGAACAATCTGAAATATCTCTTCCAAGGTCCAACGGCAGTACATCCATCTTTCTCCCAGGCGCAGAATCCATTGACAACGGCCGCTGTTACAGCCAATCCCCAAAACCCGCAAACACAACCCTCGACACAGCAGTTACGAATGCTTGTCCAACAGATTCAGATGGCAGTGCATGCTGGATTTCTCAACCATCAAATATTGAACCAACCTTTGGCTCCGCAGACTTTACTGCTTTTGAATCAGTTGCTCAATCACATTAGA CAAATGCAACACATCCAGAGTAACCTTGCCAGAAGTGGTGGAGCAGCGGGAGTCAGCACTGTGCAGCTAACAATGCAAATAAACAAGCACAAGGCTCAGATCTCGCAATTGCAGCAACAGATAGCGGCACAGCAAGCAATATATGTTAAGCAACAGCAGCATCAACCCAGTGGCGGCCCTCATCAACCACCACCAGGCACAATGAATCCAAACCTTGGTGGTGGCGATTTTCTGCGGCAGCAGGACCTAGTGTCACTTCAGAGTAATTTCGCCGAGATGGCCCTAGGAAAGGATTCCGTAAATACTGCTGGTTTGTTCCCTCCAAATGCAGCTACTGTGAATAGCAGTGGTCCAGGGGGAACTGCTAACCCTGGAATTGCCACAGGCACTGCTGGTATTACTAGTCAACAATCTCGTCTCAACCAGTGGAAACTACCATCGCTCGATAAAGATAGCGGTGCTGGTGGCGCCAATGATCTCACCGATTTCTCTCGTGCACCCGGCACGACCGCCAAATCAACACTGTCAACCACAAGTTCCAACATCAGCTCTCTAGGTTTGCAAGACGG AACATGGTCAACGGGGCGCTCCAATATAACAGACGGATGGCCTGATCAGGCTTCCACTGGTGGTGTTGAACCGGATAACAAAGACTGGACACCATCACAAGATAATTCAGGCTTTTCCGATCTCGTACCGGAATTCGAACCAGGCAAGCCATGGAAGGTAAAG GGAGTGCAGATGAAGATAGATGACGACCCAAGTATTACTCCTGGAAGTGTTGCACGTAGTCCACTCTCAATAGCAGCAGCCAAGGATACGGATTTGTTTGGTACCGGCAGCAAAGCTTCGCCAAACGAAACGATGGGTCTAACGCCTTCCACGTGGAGTTTCAATCCTACTCAACCAACAGGAAAATTGATCGTCAGCGCCAATAAGAATGTTTGGCCGGAGAATATCACAGTTACTACAAACAGTAGTACTCCAGATCCTTGGGGAGCTCCCATGGGAAAAACAACACGTGGCCCTCCACCTGGATTGGCTGCTAACAAGAACACTACAGCAGCTGCTAATGGTTGGACCGGCAATAGCAGTGCGCAACGGTCAGGAGCGAGTAACATATGGTCGACCGGAAACGGCTGGGGATCGTGTTggcttttactaaaaaatctcACTTCTCAG ATTGATGGTGCCACACTGCGCACGCTATGCATGCAGCACGGACCGGTACAAGATTTGCAACTGTATCTCAACCATGGTTTGGCATTGTGCAAATATTCCTCCCGCGAGGAAGCAAGCAAAGCTCAACAAGCGCTTAATAATTGCCCACTTGGCAATAGCaccattggagcggaatgtccgAGTGACACTGAGGTGCAAACTTATTTCCAGCAATTGGGAGCACCAACTAAAAGTTGGTGGGAACAGTAG
- the LOC129776798 gene encoding zinc finger protein 846-like, with product MSSSECRICLRYELNCVSLFAKRRGTKLAEIIRFCARIEISEDDGLPGDACARCVVEALNAYLFVNKCRRSDAELRTAQATCKDGSEEDQQIENPNSTVRDDIESELKLSSELGYEDDILLDDHMSEKVSNSLGPSDSATEIRMDDNAIPIIYDHSVQQDALATCEETELHEIQLQFPLESKEESEPSDEYVLDVKQEIAQCSDEEGDQEFLVEYLEDDFKSDVLIDENSEYDQEMGMEIHEEVKSDSNETSCTTSMAPKRFMCCGARCRAVFDTQEELLEHSEQKHFPHRKCKSSKKPFECKQCFSHFSTEKKLLHHSSKSTECTLCSQMFSSLKQQRLHMHKVHGHPDPEAENNSQKKICCGCYQSFDSDMDLRLHTEQQHSIRKSAVDDTRPLQCNVCYKRFRTAESLRIHQRFVYRPKNFVCTACSRAFDTHSKLITHQLVHSNERKFKCDKCVKSFKKEIDLKSHSLLHEEKQEMCTVCGLRFHRKSNLKMHMRKHQDTFFYACSDCPKQFKNHSHLNEHYKVHSKQKPYDCRYCEKSFAYFSDRKRHEMTHTGKYPFECICSKKFARKTTFQKHTDICQESMDYEQNKKITT from the exons ATGTCTTCAAGCGAATGTCGTATTTGTTTACGGTACGAACTGAATTGTGTGTCGCTGTTCGCTAAACGACGGGGAACTAAATTAGCGGAAATAATCCGTTTCTGTGCTAGAATTGAG ATATCCGAGGATGATGGCTTACCGGGAGATGCCTGTGCGAGATGTGTGGTTGAAGCACTCAATGCGTATTTGTTCGTGAATAAATGTCGCCGGTCCGATGCGGAATTACGAACGGCACAAGCCACTTGCAAAGATGG ATCCGAAGAAGACCAACAAATAGAAAACCCAAATAGCACAGTGAGAGACGATATCGAGTCAGAGCTGAAACTCTCATCGGAACTGGGATATGAAGATGATATACTATTGGATGATCATATGTCTGAAAAAGTGTCCAATAGCCTAGGTCCAAGTGACAGTGCCACTGAAATACGAATGGATGATAATGCTATACCAATAATTTATGATCACTCAGTACAGCAGGACGCACTAGCAACTTGTGAAGAAACTGAATTGCATGAAATACAATTGCAGTTTCCGCTAGAGAGTAAGGAAGAGTCCGAACCATCTGATGAATATGTTTTAGACGTTAAACAAGAAATAGCACAGTGTTCTGATGAAGAAGGCGATCAAGAATTCCTTGTAGAATACTTAGAAGATGATTTCAAATCTGATGTGCTGATAGATGAAAATTCGGAGTATGACCAAGAAATGGGAATGGAAATTCACGAAGAAGTCAAATCAGATAGTAACGAAACATCGTGTACAACATCGATGGCTCCCAAAAGATTTATGTGCTGTGGAGCACGGTGTAGAGCTGTTTTCGATACACAAGAAGAATTATTGGAACACTCTGAACAGAAACATTTCCCACATAGAAAATGTAAGAGTAGCAAAAAGCCTTTTGAATGTAAACAGTGTTTCTCACATTTTAGCACGGAAAAGAAATTGTTACACCATAGTAGCAAATCGACCGAGTGTACACTTTGTTCTCAGATGTTTTCGTCATTGAAGCAGCAACGTCTCCATATGCACAAGGTTCACGGCCATCCAGATCCGGAAGCCGAGAATAATTCGCAGAAAAAAATATGCTGTGGCTGTTATCAATCATTTGACAGTGACATGGATCTTCGTCTGCACACAGAACAACAACATTCAATACGCAAAAGTGCCGTAGATGACACCCGCCCTCTCCAATGCAACGTATGCTACAAACGCTTTCGAACAGCGGAAAGTTTACGAATCCATCAGCGATTTGTGTACAGACCAAAAAATTTCGTGTGTACTGCTTGTAGTCGAGCATTCGATACTCATTCGAAGCTTATCACCCACCAATTGGTGCATTCCAACGAGCGAAAGTTCAAGTGTGACAAATGTGTGAAATCATTCAAGAAGGAAATCGATCTCAAGAGTCACTCGTTACTGCACGAAGAAAAGCAAGAGATGTGCACTGTTTGCGGCTTACGGTTCCATCGAAAGTCTAACCTAAAAATGCACATGAGAAAGCACCAGGACACATTCTTCTATGCCTGTTCCGATTGTcctaaacaatttaaaaatcatTCGCATCTGAATGAACACTATAAAGTGCACTCGAAACAGAAACCTTACGACTGCAGATACTGTGAGAAAAGTTTTGCTTATTTCAGCGACAGAAAAAGACACGAAATGACGCATACAGGAAAATATCCATTTGAGTGCATATGCTCGAAAAAGTTTGCACGTAAAACCACCTTCCAAAAACACACTGATATTTGTCAAGAAAGTATGGATTACGAACAGAATAAAAAGATTACAACATAG